The Candidatus Zixiibacteriota bacterium region CCCGAAGACGCTGATCGTCTTGTTCTTGAGGAACTCCGAGACCGCGGTGACGCCATTGACCGCGTCAATCGAGAAGCGCGTGATCTCGAAGAACGAGCGGTCCGATCCGACCAGTGTGATGTCGGTCCCATGCAACGTGCACACCGTGCGCGGCCCGGCCGGGCCGAGCGATTGCTGCGCCAGGTAGGCCGCAATCGCCAGGGGAATCGCGTAATGTGCGTGCAGAATGTCCAATTGACGCTGCTGCGCCACCTCGATCATCTTCGACGCCAGGGACAGCGTGAACGGCGGGTACTTGAACAGCGGGTAGGTCGGCGTCTCCACTTCGTGGAAGTACAAGTCGACGTCGAAGCGGTCGAGACGGTACGGCAGCGCATGACTGATAAAGTGGACCTCATGCCCGCGCATCGCCAAGTGCGCCCCCAGCTCAGTGGCGAGAATCCCCGATCCGCCCGGAACCGGGTAGCAGGTGATGCCGATCTTCAACGGGGTAGTCGGCATGGCACTTGAATCAGCTCCAGCAACAAGAGGAAGGCGAGTGGAGAATAACCTCTCCCTCCGGGAGAGGTCGATCCGTCCGGCGGACGGATCGGGTGAGGGGATCGCCGTATCGATTCATTCCACAGACGACCTCATGCCAACCGATCACGGCTCAATGAGCTGATGATCGTGAGTCCCGATCGCCAGTTGCCGGCGCACGCTCGACAGGAAGTCGAATCCGTACTTGTTGAGATAATACGTGATGTTGAACACGCGCTCCTGGGGCCGGCCCTCGGGATAGAGATGCGCGGCCAGCTTGTAGAATTTGGCGCGGATCTCCTCCCCCTTACGCTTGTGGGCCTGGAAGACCTTCTTTTCGAGGTGATCCCACGAGGATGCGATCCTACCGGCATCGACTTCGAAGGTCTTGTCGAGGGTCGGCTCGAAGGCCACGACGCTCTCCTTCAACTGCGCCAGGCGCTCCTCCCACTGTTTCTTCTCCGCCGCGAAACGACCGGCCAGACCGGACGGGAACGAACGCTCGAAGTGGCGGTTGATCAGCGCCTCAATGTCGCCAAAGAACTCGGGGATCTCGTGCCCGAGCCCATTCACGGCGCTTCTGATCTTCTGCTCGATCACGGTCGCCGACGAGCGCGGCAGCACGACCGGCATGGTCACGCCGAATCGGTCGAACAGGGACCGCGATTGCGCCCAATAGGCGATCTCCGACGGTCCACAGACGGCGGCAACCACCGGGAACAGGTACGATTGCACGACAGGGCGCAACAGGACTCCGGGGGAAAAGGACGACGGATCTTCATGCAACCGCTGCTGCCAGACCGCGACATCGTGCGGCTTCCTCTCGGGATCAGTCCACAGGCCATTGGAGTCGGCACGGATGGCGTGGCGGCCATTGCGGATGTGAAACAGGTGCGTGTGCCCTTCCGGATGAGAGACTTGCCGATGGTACCCCGACTCTTCGAGTCGCTGACCGTTCTCCGACAATGCTGCCGCCGTGAGTGCGTGCCCATCGATCTCCTCGGCCACGAGCGGCGCCGCCAGCGCCTTGGCCTCGGCATCGGCCGGATTGAAGAGGACCAGTCCGTGCGGCCCCAGAATACGGGTCATCCAGCGTCCGAAGGCCTGGACCATCGTGCGCCCGGGAGCATAGTCGTCCCGCAACGCCGCCTCGATCACGTCTGAGAATTCCGTCTTCAATTGGGCGTCGTGCAATTCGGCAAGGACCGACGCGATCTCACTTCCCAGATGCACCTGGGCGGCCGGCGCTCGCGGCGCGATGTGATCGGGTTTCAGGACAAGCCGACGAACCTGATTCTGAGTATCCGGGAGGCCGGCCCAGCGAATCTCCTCGAAGTCGTGATCGTCAGCGGCGATCCAGAAGATCGGAATGACCGGTCGGTCAAGCATCTCGCGCAACCGCGCCGCCCAGCTCAGGAGCGTGATCGACTTGTAGATGGTGTACAGCGGACCGCCAAACAAGCCGGCCTGCTGGCCGGTGAAGATGACCACGGCCCGTTCCCCGGCCAGTTCCTGTGCCGCGGCGATCGCCGCCGGGGGCGCGCCGAATTCACCGTTCTGGCGCACCAACATCGCCGCCGCCACGCGGCGCCCTACAACGGGGTGATCGAGGCGCCGGGCGCAGCACTGGAAGGCGCCGAGCGTCGCGTGCGGCCAGAGGTAGAAAGCGCCGGTCCGGTCCGGGTCATAGAGAACGTCGAGATAGAGCCGGGCCCGACCGGGGATCCTGCCGGTGTGAATGGTAGACGGGATCATCGCATGGGGCCCGGGGACGATCTGCGGGAGCGTCCGGCCATCCACAGTCTACGCAATTCAGTCATGTGGCGCTTGGACTGATTCGCCTCGGGATTCGACAATATCCCGCAGGCGTTGAACCGGACGGCACCGTCTGGATATGGACTTCCGGGGAATAGTCACAGCCATTTCCGGCGACGGAACAGCCACAGCATGCCGGTCACGAGGACGGCGCACAGACCCCAGAAGAAGAGATACCCGTGTCGCCATTTGATCTCGGGGAAGTGCACGAAGTTCATCCCGTACACGCCGGTGAGGAAATACATCGGCAGGAAGACCGTGGCGATGATGGTCAGGATCTTGATCGTGTCGTTCGTGTTCTTCTGCACCGCCGAGAAATGCACCTCGAGGACCGAATTCAAGGTGTCACGCAGCGAGTCCGCCAGATCGTTGACGCGTTGCATGTGATCGAACGCATCCCGGAAGTACAGCCGTGCCTGCGCGCCGATCAACGGGAACTGGTCGCGGGCAAACCGATTCAGAATCTCCCGCTGCGGCGTTGCGATCCGCTTCAAATGCGCCAGGTCGCGCTTCAGGGAGAAGATGTGCTTTGTGACGTCCCTGCCCGGCGCGGCAAAGACCTCGTCTTCCGCCAGATCGACTTCATCCTCCATCCGCTCCAGCGTGCTGTCATAGTGGTCGACCAGGTGATCCAGCACCGCGTGAAACAGGAAATCGGCGCCGCGCGACATCAGCCGATCGTCATTCTGACAGCGTCGCGCCACGGCTTCGAGGGGACGGATCGGATCATAGTGAATCGTCACCACGCCGGATCGCAAGAGAAAGATGTCGACCTCGCGGGTCGCGAGTCCATCGGCGACGTTCGGATAGTCGGCGATCTTGAAAACCACGAACAGATACTGACCATAATCGTCGACTTTGGGCCCGGGGAGCTCGGCGATCACGTCCTCAATGGCCAGTGGGTGAAAGCCGAAATCGGCGGTGAGCACGTACGATTCTGCGTCGGTGGGATTGGAGAAGTCGACCCAGAACACCTGGTTGGGCACCCGCAACAACTCGTCGAAGGCGAGCAGCCCCTCGGTGCGAACAATGCCACGGTCGGGCTGGTATGTGTGCGTGACAATCATCGGGTCCGCCTCCCCGGCTCAGTGCGCAGCGGGAACGGAAACCACGGATGATACTGCCTCTTCTGGCTTCACGGCAATCGGAATTGTCTCGCACATCCGACGAGGGCAGGTTGGTGGAAGGAGCGGTCCGGCTGACCGCGACCGAACATGCCACCACCGGCCGGGAGGCGGCCCGGCGATACTCAGTCGGCACACCCGGTCAGCAGGGGCCGGGTCGGATAGTAGAACACGTGGTGGATCAACATCAGGATGTCGAGAATGTCGAGATGGCAGTCGCCGTTGAAGTCGATCTGCGCGTACCCACCGATGGGGACGAACCGGCCATAGACGGCCTGCACCATACGATTGATGTCCGAGACGTTGATCGCCCGGTCGTGATTCAGATCGCCGGGGAGAAAGCTGCCGACGCCGAACCACCTCAGGAGGGTGTCCGTCAGAGCCGCGGCGTCAGGCTCGCGCAGGAAGTACAAGGGCAAACTCACGACGGCGACCTTGTTCTTGCCCGTGTCGCGACGCATCCCCACGGGATTGAACTGCCGCGCGGAGTCGCCGCTGGCGGAATTGTAGGCCAGCATGATCGTGGCATCCGGTCCCCCCTTGAATCCCCAGAGGAATCCCATGCGGCCCTCCCAGGCGGCGGGGACTCTCGCCGTGTCGAAGACTACACTCGGGAAGCCCTCCACCCCGATCCCGCCGAGACAATCAATGGGGGTCATCTGGTAGACGCCGGTGACATTCAGATAATCATAGAGGAAATCGCCGGCCTTCAACTCACAACCGCTCCGGCAGGTCGTAAGATCCTCCACCGTCCGCCAACCCGCCACGATGAGGGAATTCCCATACGAGAGATACCAAATCAGGTTGTCCCAATAGTCGGGTGGTAGCTGTCGGTGAACGGCATCGTCGTCGACCCAGATCAGCGTCCGGAATTGCCCGATCTCGGAACGGTCCACGCCCTGGGAGAGACTCGCGGGGCGCAAGTACGTGTGCACGTAGGATGCCAGGATACTGTCGTAAAACGCCTCCTGCTCCTCGACAACGGGATCGCCGGGAGTGCCTGTGGTCATGTTGACGACGAGTATGCCCTCGTCGAACGTGGCCCCGCGCGCCGAGGTCAATGGTGTCATCGGGCTGCGATTCCCTTCGCGGTCCACGGCTTCGGCCCGGTAATAATACCGGACCCGATCTTCGATCCGCCCATCGGTGTACGGAGTCGGCGGCCAGTTCGACTCCAGAATCGACAGGAAGAGGGAGTCGGTCCCCCGATAGATCACATAGTGATCGATGTCGAGCTCGATCGGATCGGCCCAAGACACGTTGATGCTGCGAAACGCCGCGCGGGCCCGAAATCCGACCGGGACGCGCGGCAAGCGCTGGGGAGTGAGGGAGTCTTCGGGCAGCACGGATGATTCCCGCCCCTCATCCGTGACGCCGGTGACACTGACATAGTACATCTGGCCTTCGGTCAGCCCGCCGATGATCGTCCGCACCGTCCCAGCGCCGCTGATCTCACCAGCGAACTTGAGCCCTCCACTCTCCGTGCCGGCATAGACACGGTACCCGACGATGTCCGCACCCGGAAGAGGCGCCCAGCGGGCCTCCAGAGACGTTCCATCGCCGACATCGCGAAGACGAAGAGAATCGACGGCCGATGGAGTCGCCGCTACGACATAGGCCGTGAGCGCAGCCAACTTGGTCATTTCTGTCCAGTAGGGGGGATTGAGGAACCGAACGCTGTCCTGTGCCGTGTTCTGGGCCGGGTTGTAGTCTCCCTCGATGATGTCGACCCAGTGGTACCCCATGGCGTTGAACGGCTCCCAGTCGGAGGAGCGCGTGTTCTCGCGAACACGGGGCTTAAGCCAGGTATGCTCCAGCGTCATTTGTGCCGCGAGACGGGCATAGGCATATGACGTCTCAAAGGAATTGATCGTCAGATCCGGATGGGCATCGCTCGTGAACGCCAGTCCATCCAGGTTGATCATCAGTTCGACCGACAAATTCGTGTTGTCGTACAACCCGAAGGCGACCTCACGAGCGCCGACAAACCCCTGCTCCCCGGCGCCGAAGGCGACGAACATGATGCGCTTGCGCGTAGGAATCCCATGGAGCGCCCACGCCAATTCCAAGAGCGCGGCGACACCCGATGCGTTGCGGTCGCCACCGGGAGCCAGGATGAAGTTGTCCGTGCCATCCACCACACGGGAGTCGTAGTGCGCTCCGATGACAACGACCTCGTCGGATTCGACCGTTCCCGGCTTTGTGCAAACGACGTTGTACGCATTCCCGCCCCGGGGGTAGTAGTCGCGATCAGACGTGAAGAACTCAGGGTGATGGACATCGCCGTATCCGAATGACCGGAATTTCGCCGCGAGGTAGTCCCGTGCCACGGCGTTGGAGTCGGTGAACGTGAACCGCGTCTGAAGCGCCTCGAGCCGTGTCGCATAGGTCACAAGTGAATCCAACGAGATCCGGCGGAGAATGGTGTCGATCGCCGGATCGTCGCTGACGCCGGCGAGCGATGCCCACGAGAGCGGCTGACAGTAGGTGAGCGGAATCTCCCGGGCATCGAGGGCCGTGTCCTCATCGCTGCTGGCGAAGGGAAAAGCCGGCGTGAGCGAGTCCCCGGCGAATCGATACGGGAGTTGGGCGCGGTGGATTCCGGCAAGGTCCGCCGCGTCGGCGGCAATCAGAAACCGGTTTCCCCGGCGCTGCACGGGATGAAGACCCAGGGCAACGGCGCCGTCGAAGTCGTCCGGCCTGGAGAGATCAAGTTCGATCAGCGACACGGGGCCAGATCCCGGTCTGTCCCGCGCCACGGAGATCCCGAAGATAGACGGGGCGACGACGAGCGCAGCAGCAAGGATGGGGATCACTCCGGTGGTACTGCCGGGTCTCAGCCAGAGATTGCGAAGAAGGACGGAAGCAGGGAACAGGACCACGAGAGGAGGCTTGGCCGGCCGACTGGGGAAATCGCACTGACATCGACACAGCGGCTTACGGATCATTCTCTCACGCCCTCTCCCCGATAGACCGAGTCTGACTCAAGACTCCGGCCTGCGGACCACAACATAACACAATCCCGGTCTGATCCACGGGGCCGCATCCCACGATTTCTACCGATTGGGCCGGACGATATTCCCGTGAAAAGCAACCCGATGACACGCGAGGAATCTGGAACAGGCGCAGGATGGCCCTTCCGAAGGCGGTCACAGCACTTCGGGCACGCTGCCTCGCTCGGAGCCGCATCGTAGAAACGGAGGGGTCTGAAGGGAGTTGTTCCGTGGGCCAGACGTCCCTGTCTGCCACGGTCATTCGTGGGAGGGCGTGACTTGCTCCACTGTTGGAGCTGCCTCGCCCACCGGATCGCGACTACGGCCGCCGGGAGGCGACGTCAGATCGTAATTCGGGGCGGCGTCGTGGGACGGAACACAAGGTAACGTCCTTCCAGGATCCTGTCGACCACGCGTGCGAACCGCTCCGTGGCCAGCCCCTGCAATCCATACAGGTTCCAGCATTCCTTCTCCCGCTCACGGACATACGGGACGATCTTGCGCTTGGGCATCCAACACCTCCGGTGATGACATCCGTCTCTGCGGAGAGGGGCGGCTGAAAGACGCCACACACAAAACACGTGCAAGCCCGTTGCGGGAGGAGCCGAGCTGACAAGCGGGGATATGGGCGGGACCGGGACCCGACAGAATGGCGGTGAGGGATCGGTGCCCCCGGCTGTGTCCCACAGACACTACGCAGCGCGAGATGATCCTGTTAGAATCGGTTTCACAACCGAGATGGATGGTCAGAACACGTCGTGGCGCCAGCCCCCCCCACCCGGCGCTGCGGTCGGGTGTGGGTTCATCCTGAAGGATTCACCCTGAACGGCACCCGACCGCACAGGAACGAGGTTGTGAAACCAATTGTAGGGGGAAAAGCCGACGACGAGGCCCAGACGCCCCACGCTTGGCGACGTACCTGCGCGGTCACTCCGGGAGTTGGGACAGCACCGAGTCAAGCCCCGGCACGGTGAGCCCGAATTTCGCCCGGATGAGGGCCCCCACTTCGTTTGCGGCCACCCGCCGTTCGTACGAGTTCAGGTCGGTGGGAAGACTCGCCAGAGCGGCCCGGTATTCGCGGGCGACGGTGCTCGCGAGCGTGTCGGGGCGCGAGGCGATCATCGCCCTGGACGAGACAGATCCCCGGGCCGTCGCCGGGGCCGAGTCCCTGACCGGAGTATCACCAAGGACAGCGACGAGTGAGTCGGCGTTGACGCCGGCGGCGACCGTCGCTCGGGCCAACGAGTCAAGACTCCGCCGCAGCCCGGCCGATAGTTCCTTCCAGCGACTGTCGAGGGCGTCGCTGATGCGGTTCTCCCATTGCAGGCGTTCGATCGCCGCCTCCTGCCGCCTTTGATCATCACGGCGGTGCTCACCGTACTTCTCCACGATTGTCAGCGCCACAACCAGCAGCACCAACAACCCCAGAACGAGGATGTCACGTGCCCGCATTGCTCTCCCCCGCGTCTCGGAACTGCTCTCCCCTCCACCGGTCAGACAACCGGCACCCCGTGGCGCGAACATACCCCCACTCCGGACCACCGGCAAGACGATTCGCGCCCGATCTGCGCATGGCGGATCGGGCGCGAACAGACCGTCAGTACAGTGTGCAGCTATGGTAGGCAGCCAAAGCCCGGTAGGACGCCGCCGCGGAACACGTGATCGATCAGATGGACGACATCCCGCAGGTCGGCGACGCAGTCGCTGTTAGTGTCAGCCGCATCCGGCGGCGATGGGGCCGACGCGCCCCGGAACACGAAATCGATCAACTGCACGACATCCTGGATGTCGAGCATCCGGTCGGCGTTCTGGTCCCCCGGCATGTACGGGGCACCCGCAATCCACAGCGTGAACGCCCGGTTGGTGTACACGGCGCCTCCGCCGACCTTGCCCCAGGCGCGAATCGTAACATTGAAGATCCCCGAGTCCAGAGGGACGCCGTTGATGGCGCCGGTGGTCGTGTCCAACGTCAATCCGGTCGGCCAGATGCCGCTTTGAATGGTGTACCCGTATTCCCCCGCGGCCGAACCCTTGGCAAACACGGAGTCGTGATGGGGCAGATATTGCGAACCCGTCACAAGCGAATCCGTCAGAATCCGCACCCCGTATGATTCGGTAAAGGCGGTATCGAGAATCCAGTTGTTGGGATCAACCTTGAGATTCGTCGGCAGGAACGCCGTCGTGAACTGATAGTCCTGGTCCCGCGCCGTGTTCCAGACCCGGAGCGTATCCGCGTCGAGGGCATCGTAAAGCCGCAGCTCCACCGGCATGTCAAACACGGCAGGCTCTGTCGTCTGTCCCTGACGCAAATGAACATATACCTGCCACCCCGTCAGTCCCGCTTCGGAAAACCAGGAGACGTAGTACTTCGGGTAGTAGTAGCCGTAGATCCAATCGGCGAAGAACTCATGCAAATCGAAGCCGGACACCGCCTCGGCAATGTCCCGGAACTCCTCGGTGACCGCGTCTTTGTACTGGTGATCGGGATCGCTGTAATACGTCCGCATGATCTGAAAGAAGACCGAGTCACCCACGATCCCGCGCAGCATGTGGAGGACCCAGGCCCCCTTGTCGTACACGCGGGTGCTGAAGATGTTGTTGATGTTGGTCGTGTCATCGATGTAGATCCGTCCGCCGCTGAAGTAGTTCATGCTGCTCATGTAGTTGCGGTACGACGCCGTGCCGCCGAGATACTCGGCCCACACCGCCTCGCAGTAGGAGGCGAATCCCTCATTGAGCCAGATGTGATGCCAGTCCCGGCAGGTGATCATGTCGCCCCACCATTGATGGGACAGTTCGTGGACGATCAAGTACTGCCCGAAGCCGAAGCCACCACTCGTGTGAGAAGAGACGGTCTGGTGTTCCATGGCGCCGCCCCAGGTGAAATGGGCGATGCCATACTTCTCGTTGAGGAACGGATACTCGCCGAACTTATCCGCCAGGACACCGATCTGGGTGACCGAGACGGGCCAGAAGTTCTGGGCATCGGTCAGGAGTTCGGGATATGAATAGAATCGCACCGGCATCGAATCGACCCCGCCGGGGCCATGGTGGTACCAATGGTCGAACCGGGCATAGTTCGTGATCGCCAGCGAGACGAGATATGTCGTGATGGGGTACGATTCGTGCCACCAATACGTGATGGTGCCATCGCCGTTGTTGACCGAGTCGCGCAGGATACCATTGGAGACGCCGTAGAGCGCATCATTGACCCGCATGCGGACATCGGTCGAATCAGCCTTGTCGGACGGCGTGTCCTTGCAAGGCCACCAGGACTGCGCCAGGTACGGCTCGGAGAGCGTCGAGATGATCGGCCAGCCGGAATGCGTGCCAAACGCGAATCCCTGAAATCCCCCGGTCGGAGGGTGGCCATGGTAATAGACGGTGACTTCAAACTCTTCGCCCACGGCGTACAGCGAATCGAGGGTGACATACAGAAAGCCGCTCACATGACTCCAGGTCACGGGGCGACCGAATGTGCGAACGGAATCAACGGTCAGACTGCTGGTCAGGTTGAGTGTGGGGGCGTTGAAACTCGCGACCCGGGCGCGGGCGTACATGGTGACACGCGAGCTGATCGTCTGTGCGATTTCATCGATGGACAGGTCCAGATCGTAGTAGGTCGCATCGAACCCGGCCTGATCGAGCACGACCGCGGGACGCGGCAGGGCCCGTTCCCGCTCGACCGCTCGTATCTTGCCGGCGGCCTCGATCCGGTGAATCTCTGTCGGTGAAAACTCGGTCGCGCTCGCCGGCATCTGGGCATCGGCCGCATCCCCCATGAGACAACAGAACAACAATCCCAGAACGCTGGCGCAGAGCCGCAGGCGGTCAATCACAAGACACCTCGCAGTACACCTGGTTGTCGAAACCGCGTGAGGAACGGTCTACAGCTTGACGGGCAACACCGCAACGCCCCCAAGTGATGAATATACGTAGAAAACCGATTTTGTCAAGCCCGGTGGCACGCACAAACGCGCCTGCTGGTACTGAGACAAGAAGTCCTGGGATATAGAATCGGTTTCACTACCCGACGTGCCATTCCGTAGACCTGTGGCGCCGGGTCCCCACACCCGACCGCACACCTTGGGGGCAATCAACCCGATTTTAGCAGGTTGCTGAAGAAAAGCAATCACTGTCATTCCGAGTCCCGCCGCTCTGTGGCGGGGCGAGGAATCTGCTCTCATTTCATGGGGAAAACAGCAGATCCCTGGTCCGCCATGGGCGTGCTCGGGATGACAATTAGGCACAAACGATCACTTCCATTTGGGATCATGCAGCGGCGGCGGCAGGATCGGGCCGCGCTTGAGATTGCGATCGGCCTTCTGCACCTCGATTTCACCGACGAGGACGCTGGGGGCAATCGCCGAAACCGGCACCCATCCCGATTCGGCGCCGCAGACGCCGTTGAATACTGCCGGGTCATCCGCCCCGGCCTTGATGCTCTCCAAGACGGCCAGCGGAGTCCCGATCAACTCCACGCCGCGAACGAGTTCCTCATGACCATCGTTCACGTAGACCTTCCTCACGACACGCGGCCGCACCCTGAGTGTCTGGACGCCATAGGACGAGGTGTTCGTCTCACCCGAGGCGATGTCTTCGAAGATCAGGCCGAACTCCTTCCCCGCCGCCCGACACGCCTCAATCAGTCTGGCCTTCAGATCCGCGTAGGTCGCCGGCTGGTCTACGGTTACGAACAGGTTCCCCATGCGACTCACCGGCTGGCTCCAGGCATCGGCCCGCCCGTGGCCGTTTGATCCCGTCACGCCCTTGACAGGGGTACGGCCGGTCAGGAAACTCCTGAGAATGCCCTTTTCGATCAGGAGCGTGCGCGCCGCGGGAATCCCCTCATCATCGAATCGGTACGCACCATAGAGCCCGGTTCCCTGGAAGTCTGTGACGGCCGGATCGTCAGTGACTGTGAGGAAGTCGGGAATCACGCGGAGTCCGATCTTGTCTTTGAACGTGTGTCCCTCGGCCTCGCGCCTGGTCCGGTGCCCCTCAAGCCGGTGACCGAGCGCTTCATGAAAGAAGACGCCGGAGGCGCCGTGACGGATGATCGCCGGGCCGGTGTACGGTTCCATGACCGGCGCCTCACGCAGAGCCAAGAGCAGATCGATCAGGGAATCGGCGGCCACGGACAATCGCGCCGAATCAGGGAGCGCGTTCAGATGGTGGGCCTTGAATACGCGCTCCAGCGTCAGCGGCATGCCGTCGTCGGCGCGCGCTTTGGCGGAGATCGAGACTGAGTAGTTATGGCTGCTCATCCGCTCACGCGTCTGCTCCGAGGTCACCAAGTACCGTGTCTGGGCCACGCCCATGAAGTCGAGGTCTGAGTCGTAGATTCTCGGCTCCCGGCGAAAGCGTGAAGAAATCGCCCGGATAACCCCCTCCCAACGGGCACGGTTGACCGCCAAGGTATCGATCGGCTCGAGTTCGACGATGGGCGCCGACGGCGAGAAGTCATCGGGACGATCCGGCTTGTCGACCTTCTGGATCTTGCGTCCCCGTTCGCCGATGAACTGCTCCAACGCCTGCTTGTAACGGTAGTCGGTCAGCAGCCAGAGATCCTGCCGCAGGGCGGTCGTGTCATTGTCGATCGGCGCGTAGCGACGCGAATAGGCATACGCGTCGTCATCGCGGGGGTCAAAGTAGAACGCCTCGTCGTCCGACGTGTTGTCGTCTTGGTAGGAGCCGACACGCACGTCGACCGCCAAAGCGCGGTACCGTTCGCCGCCGGAATTCGTCAGGGCGCCATACTCGGCGTGCGCCGAGACGCTGCGCAGATCAGTGAGACGGTAGGAGATGAAGTAGGGCGCCTCGAAATCGTCCAACTTCAACCGGGCGACGGAACGGGACATCTCGCTGGTCAGCGCCTGCAGGATGGGATCAGGTTCGGCGGCGGCGGTGTGTGCCACCGCGGTCAGGGTCGCACACAGTGCCAGGACAAGACGACTGCGGAGTCCGAACAAGAGATACCTCTCTCTCACGAGACACTGGTTCGCCGAGAATAGTGCACGTCACGCGCCCTCGCGTGGCGTAGACCGCTGAGACATGCGCCACCCGGGGGCGGGTGGCGCGCATCATCAGTGCCGGCTTGTCTGGAAAAGCGGCCCCTCAACACGCTTCTCTATCAGTCGCATGACAGCCGCCCCGATTGCCATGGAAGTCTGCCGTCGTTCATCGTCCGGCCTCACGCCGACTGCGCCTCCGTCCCGTCCGTGGCTTGGTCCGGACCTTCGCCCCCCCCCGTTCGCGCGCCTTGGCCGGCTTGCGGGACCGCGTCTTCGATTTCGGCCGCCGCGCCATCTGCCTTCTAACCATTTCCATGCGCAGAAGTTTCTCCAGACTGGCGCGCGCCGGGTCGAAGTCGAGCAGAACCGCCGAAAAAACCTCGTCCACGGTCTCGACCGGGATGTAGGTCATCTCTTTGGCGATCCGTCGCGGGACATCCTGCAGGTCCTTCACGTTCTGCTTCGGGACGATGATCTTGTGAATGCCGACTCGGTGGGCCGCGGCGACCTTCTCCTTGATTCCGCCCACGGGCAGCACCTTGCCGCGCAGCGAGACCTCGCCGGTCATCGCGAAATCATTGCGCACCGGCCGCTCCGACATCACCGACGCGATCACGACCGATACGGTGATTCCGGCTGACGGCCCATCCTTGGGAATCGCTCCCGAGGGAAAGTGCACGTGGATGTCGTAGTTGGTGAAGTCCGCATGCGGGATCCCCAGCCAATCGGCGCGGGAACGGACATAGGAGTGCGCCGCCTGAATCGACTCGCGCATCACTTCGCCGAGCGAGCCGGTTGAAATGACCGTGCCCGAGCCGCGCATCTTGAGCGCCTCGATCAGCATGATGTCGCCGCCGGTCTGGGTCCAGGCCACTCCCATCGCCACGCCGATCTCCGGCTTGGTTTCCGCCATCTCCGGGATGTACACCGGAGTTCCCAGCAGCCGCTCGACCTGTTGGACACCAACACGCGCGAATCCCCGCTGACCCGCGGCCCGTTGCGCCGCCAACTGGCGGCAGATCACCTCCAGGGACTTGTTCAGATTCCCGAGCCCGGCCTCCAGCGTGTACTCGCGGATGATCTTCAGGACGGCGGCCACCGTCAGTCCGGACTCCGAGGCCGGGAGATTGTGCTGCGCCAGTTGGCGCGGCCACAGGTGTTTGAAGGTGATCTCCACCTTTTCGTCGAGCAGGTACCCCGGCAGGTCGACGAATTCCAAACGTTCGGACAACATCTCCGGGACATTCTCGGGATCGGTGGCCGTGCCGATGTACAGGACCTTGGAGAGATCGTATGGAAACTCCAGATAGTAGTCCCAGAAATCGTGGTTG contains the following coding sequences:
- a CDS encoding M1 family metallopeptidase — its product is MIDRLRLCASVLGLLFCCLMGDAADAQMPASATEFSPTEIHRIEAAGKIRAVERERALPRPAVVLDQAGFDATYYDLDLSIDEIAQTISSRVTMYARARVASFNAPTLNLTSSLTVDSVRTFGRPVTWSHVSGFLYVTLDSLYAVGEEFEVTVYYHGHPPTGGFQGFAFGTHSGWPIISTLSEPYLAQSWWPCKDTPSDKADSTDVRMRVNDALYGVSNGILRDSVNNGDGTITYWWHESYPITTYLVSLAITNYARFDHWYHHGPGGVDSMPVRFYSYPELLTDAQNFWPVSVTQIGVLADKFGEYPFLNEKYGIAHFTWGGAMEHQTVSSHTSGGFGFGQYLIVHELSHQWWGDMITCRDWHHIWLNEGFASYCEAVWAEYLGGTASYRNYMSSMNYFSGGRIYIDDTTNINNIFSTRVYDKGAWVLHMLRGIVGDSVFFQIMRTYYSDPDHQYKDAVTEEFRDIAEAVSGFDLHEFFADWIYGYYYPKYYVSWFSEAGLTGWQVYVHLRQGQTTEPAVFDMPVELRLYDALDADTLRVWNTARDQDYQFTTAFLPTNLKVDPNNWILDTAFTESYGVRILTDSLVTGSQYLPHHDSVFAKGSAAGEYGYTIQSGIWPTGLTLDTTTGAINGVPLDSGIFNVTIRAWGKVGGGAVYTNRAFTLWIAGAPYMPGDQNADRMLDIQDVVQLIDFVFRGASAPSPPDAADTNSDCVADLRDVVHLIDHVFRGGVLPGFGCLP
- a CDS encoding metallopeptidase TldD-related protein, translated to MFGLRSRLVLALCATLTAVAHTAAAEPDPILQALTSEMSRSVARLKLDDFEAPYFISYRLTDLRSVSAHAEYGALTNSGGERYRALAVDVRVGSYQDDNTSDDEAFYFDPRDDDAYAYSRRYAPIDNDTTALRQDLWLLTDYRYKQALEQFIGERGRKIQKVDKPDRPDDFSPSAPIVELEPIDTLAVNRARWEGVIRAISSRFRREPRIYDSDLDFMGVAQTRYLVTSEQTRERMSSHNYSVSISAKARADDGMPLTLERVFKAHHLNALPDSARLSVAADSLIDLLLALREAPVMEPYTGPAIIRHGASGVFFHEALGHRLEGHRTRREAEGHTFKDKIGLRVIPDFLTVTDDPAVTDFQGTGLYGAYRFDDEGIPAARTLLIEKGILRSFLTGRTPVKGVTGSNGHGRADAWSQPVSRMGNLFVTVDQPATYADLKARLIEACRAAGKEFGLIFEDIASGETNTSSYGVQTLRVRPRVVRKVYVNDGHEELVRGVELIGTPLAVLESIKAGADDPAVFNGVCGAESGWVPVSAIAPSVLVGEIEVQKADRNLKRGPILPPPLHDPKWK